A stretch of Azospirillum brasilense DNA encodes these proteins:
- a CDS encoding GNAT family N-acetyltransferase, producing the protein MAVLNGSLPLLGGLTVRFPRPSDDDFLMGLFMDARPWLAKAHHDRDFIRTLYEQQYGARRMGQESRYPEHLDFVVEKTGQPVGRIVMDLGRYDWRVSEVEIHRLARGKGIGTDLLRSFQGTAAQMRIPITLSVAEVDTRVHWFYHRLGFDLLAKTSPSLELIWLPPGHPGIQHLPPQILPAQMQQGGAS; encoded by the coding sequence ATGGCCGTTCTGAATGGGTCGCTGCCGCTGCTCGGCGGGTTGACGGTGCGGTTTCCCCGCCCTTCGGACGACGACTTCCTGATGGGCCTCTTCATGGACGCGCGCCCCTGGCTGGCCAAGGCGCATCATGACCGCGACTTCATCCGGACGCTCTACGAACAGCAGTACGGCGCGCGGCGGATGGGGCAGGAAAGCCGTTATCCGGAGCATCTGGATTTCGTCGTCGAGAAGACGGGGCAGCCGGTGGGGCGGATCGTCATGGATCTGGGGCGCTACGACTGGCGGGTGTCGGAGGTGGAGATCCATCGTCTGGCCCGCGGCAAGGGCATCGGCACCGATCTGCTGCGCAGCTTCCAGGGGACCGCGGCGCAAATGCGCATTCCAATCACCTTGTCGGTGGCCGAGGTCGACACGCGCGTTCATTGGTTCTATCACCGGTTGGGCTTCGATCTTCTGGCGAAAACATCGCCGTCCCTTGAGCTGATCTGGCTGCCGCCCGGTCATCCGGGGATTCAGCACTTGCCGCCGCAGATCCTGCCGGCCCAGATGCAGCAGGGCGGCGCGTCCTGA